One Mycobacteroides salmoniphilum DNA segment encodes these proteins:
- a CDS encoding response regulator, producing the protein MTDTEVGVLLVDDQELVRTGLRRILRRKDGFSIVGECADGSEVAAAVVRGRPDVVVMDLRMKQMSGIEAIRLLHAADGPPALALTTFDDDELLSGALRAGAAGFILKDSPAEELVRAVHAVARGEAYLDPAVTSRVLSAYRRAPAATTGHAEDKLTVREMDVLALIASGATNSEIAEQLVISEVTVKSHIGRIFVKLDLRDRAAAIVYAYDQGIATPK; encoded by the coding sequence ATGACTGATACCGAGGTAGGCGTGCTGCTGGTCGACGATCAAGAGCTGGTGCGCACGGGGTTGCGCCGGATTCTGCGTCGTAAGGACGGGTTCTCGATTGTGGGAGAGTGTGCCGACGGTAGCGAGGTAGCGGCGGCGGTGGTGCGGGGGCGACCCGACGTGGTGGTGATGGACCTGCGCATGAAGCAGATGAGCGGAATCGAGGCCATCCGGTTGCTTCATGCCGCCGATGGGCCGCCCGCGTTGGCGCTCACCACATTTGATGACGATGAACTTCTCTCCGGGGCGCTGCGTGCGGGCGCTGCGGGGTTCATCCTGAAGGACTCGCCCGCAGAGGAGCTGGTCCGGGCCGTGCACGCCGTGGCCCGCGGTGAGGCATATCTGGATCCTGCGGTGACATCGCGGGTGCTCAGCGCCTATCGGCGCGCACCGGCTGCCACCACTGGTCATGCTGAGGACAAGCTCACCGTGCGGGAGATGGATGTGTTGGCGCTCATCGCTTCCGGCGCCACCAACTCCGAAATCGCCGAGCAGCTGGTGATATCCGAGGTGACGGTCAAGAGCCACATCGGACGCATCTTCGTCAAACTCGATCTACGAGACCGGGCCGCGGCCATTGTGTACGCCTACGACCAGGGCATCGCGACTCCTAAATAG
- a CDS encoding DUF1003 domain-containing protein translates to MSDASARQRLDTPRTSRGLSLGLDVEAVGRVSENIARFLGTGRYLAMQTVFVIVWIILNLSAVTLQWDPYPFILLNLAFSTQAAYAAPLILLAQNRQENRDRVSLEEDRRRAEQTKADTEYLARELAALRLAVGEVTTRDYLRRELEELHDAIAALREK, encoded by the coding sequence ATGAGCGACGCATCTGCACGACAGCGGCTCGATACCCCGCGCACCTCCCGCGGTCTGTCTCTCGGTCTCGACGTCGAGGCGGTCGGCAGGGTCAGCGAGAACATCGCCCGGTTCCTGGGCACTGGACGCTACCTGGCCATGCAGACGGTGTTCGTCATCGTCTGGATCATCCTGAATCTCTCCGCGGTCACCCTGCAATGGGATCCGTATCCGTTCATTCTGCTCAACCTCGCCTTCTCCACCCAAGCTGCCTACGCCGCGCCGCTGATCCTGCTGGCCCAGAACCGCCAGGAGAACCGCGACCGGGTGTCGCTGGAAGAGGACCGGCGCCGGGCCGAACAAACCAAGGCCGACACCGAGTACCTTGCGCGGGAGCTGGCGGCGCTACGGCTCGCGGTGGGCGAGGTCACCACCCGCGATTACCTGCGGCGCGAGCTTGAAGAGCTCCACGACGCCATCGCGGCGCTTCGCGAGAAGTAA
- a CDS encoding magnesium transporter MgtE N-terminal domain-containing protein has translation MAAVSKVFAARLSGLVVLGPDGESIGRVRDVVIAIGVTRKQPRVIGLVVEMLTRRRIFVPMLRVTAIEPGSVTLNTGNVSLRRFEQRPSEALVLGQVLDTTVRTDDPELDQFHDVDLVVVDLGIEQTRTRDWVVTRVAVRSPRRLGRRSGVQVTGWNHIHGLTPSALNLPGQGVAQLMLQFEGMRPVEVADAIRELPPKRRDEVLAAFDDERLADILQELPEDDQAEVLTKLEDERAADVLEAMDPDDAADLLGELSPAEAESLLALMDPEDSEPVRRLLTHSPNTAGGMMTPEPVILSPNTTVAEALARVRDPDLTPALSSLIFVVRPPTATPTGRYLGCVHLQRLLREPPYAIVGGILDTDLPYLDAEAPLAEVTRYFAAYNLVCGPVIDRENHLLGAVTVDDVLDHLMPDGWRADEPESVSGGDRS, from the coding sequence ATGGCCGCAGTGAGCAAGGTGTTCGCAGCCAGGCTCTCAGGCCTGGTGGTACTCGGCCCGGACGGCGAGTCAATCGGACGGGTGCGCGATGTCGTGATCGCCATTGGCGTTACCCGAAAACAGCCGCGGGTCATCGGTCTTGTCGTCGAAATGCTCACGCGCCGAAGGATCTTCGTACCCATGCTGCGGGTCACCGCCATCGAGCCCGGATCGGTGACGCTGAACACCGGAAACGTCTCTCTACGCCGATTTGAACAGCGTCCCAGTGAGGCGCTGGTGCTCGGACAGGTCCTGGACACCACCGTGCGCACCGACGACCCCGAGCTCGACCAGTTCCATGATGTCGATCTAGTCGTGGTGGACCTGGGCATCGAACAGACGCGCACCCGCGACTGGGTGGTCACCCGCGTGGCGGTGCGAAGCCCTCGGCGGCTCGGACGGCGCAGCGGTGTGCAGGTCACCGGATGGAATCACATTCACGGGTTGACGCCGTCGGCACTGAACCTGCCCGGACAGGGCGTCGCCCAGCTGATGCTCCAGTTCGAGGGCATGCGGCCGGTCGAGGTAGCCGACGCCATCCGCGAACTACCGCCCAAGCGACGCGACGAGGTACTGGCCGCGTTCGACGACGAACGGCTGGCCGACATCCTCCAGGAGCTTCCCGAGGATGATCAGGCCGAGGTACTCACCAAGCTGGAAGATGAACGGGCCGCGGACGTCCTAGAGGCCATGGACCCCGACGACGCCGCCGACCTGCTGGGAGAACTGTCCCCTGCGGAGGCCGAATCCCTTCTTGCACTGATGGATCCGGAGGATTCCGAACCCGTCCGACGGTTGCTCACCCACTCCCCCAACACCGCCGGCGGCATGATGACCCCGGAACCGGTGATCCTGAGCCCGAATACCACCGTCGCCGAAGCCCTTGCCCGCGTGCGTGATCCGGACCTGACACCGGCGCTGTCCTCACTGATATTCGTGGTCAGGCCACCCACGGCGACACCCACCGGCCGCTACCTCGGATGTGTGCACCTGCAGCGACTGCTGCGCGAACCCCCCTATGCGATAGTCGGCGGCATTCTCGATACCGACCTGCCCTATCTGGATGCCGAGGCGCCATTGGCCGAGGTAACCCGCTACTTCGCCGCGTACAACCTGGTGTGCGGTCCCGTGATCGACAGGGAGAACCACTTGCTCGGCGCCGTGACGGTCGACGACGTGCTGGATCACCTGATGCCCGACGGCTGGCGCGCCGACGAACCCGAAAGCGTGTCGGGGGGTGACCGTTCATGA
- a CDS encoding TetR/AcrR family transcriptional regulator, whose protein sequence is MTSSPSTLSRAERKKLEMRQEILDAAFACFAEQGYHATGVADIAGRIGIGHGTFYRYFKSKRDIIEHVIDDVTGQIFHAIGAENAAGLADDIEQYRQQSVRIGAALADLFRDNPQLPLLLLEAGSVDNELRERVFGMLATSDQLTEAYLRHGVEKGYLRADLDTEYTARAVTGMILATGLHASRGGEVQDSERFSAAVIALMYGGIGS, encoded by the coding sequence ATGACGTCCAGCCCGTCCACACTCAGCCGCGCCGAGCGCAAGAAGCTCGAGATGCGGCAGGAGATTCTGGACGCCGCCTTTGCGTGCTTCGCCGAGCAGGGCTACCACGCGACGGGCGTCGCGGATATCGCCGGGCGGATCGGGATAGGCCATGGGACCTTCTACCGGTATTTCAAGAGCAAGCGGGACATTATCGAGCATGTCATCGACGACGTCACCGGGCAGATCTTTCACGCGATCGGCGCGGAGAACGCGGCAGGGCTCGCCGACGATATCGAGCAGTACCGCCAACAGTCGGTGCGCATCGGCGCCGCCCTCGCCGACCTGTTCCGGGATAACCCCCAGTTGCCGCTGCTTCTGCTGGAAGCGGGCTCGGTCGACAATGAGCTCCGCGAGCGCGTCTTCGGAATGCTCGCCACAAGTGACCAACTGACCGAGGCCTACCTGCGCCACGGAGTCGAAAAAGGCTATCTCCGTGCCGATCTCGACACAGAGTACACAGCCCGAGCGGTGACCGGAATGATCCTGGCCACCGGCTTGCACGCCTCGCGGGGCGGCGAGGTGCAGGACAGCGAGCGATTCTCGGCCGCCGTCATCGCCCTCATGTACGGCGGAATCGGCTCCTAA
- a CDS encoding SDR family oxidoreductase translates to MSRYPKIELPGAVVVITGGARGIGAATARLFAEKGADVWIGDVDDVVAKETANTIPRAQAGALDVTKPESWTSFLDRVRAESGPVDILINNAGVMPLGGFVEENERTTDLILDVNVRGPLNGARAALPEMVARGRGHIVNVASMAGKLAVPGMVTYNASKFGAVGLSVALRKEYGDSGVSISSVLPSAVRTELASGAPLGKGMPTVDPEDVAAAIVRSIDTRRAQISVPGWLAFVWGLVELFVPEPVERLGRRLIDDRRALTSLDLNARGAYIERIERQSQEHQK, encoded by the coding sequence GTGAGTCGTTATCCGAAGATCGAGCTGCCCGGCGCGGTGGTCGTCATCACCGGCGGAGCCAGGGGAATCGGCGCCGCCACCGCGCGCCTTTTCGCCGAGAAGGGCGCCGATGTCTGGATCGGTGACGTCGACGATGTGGTTGCCAAAGAGACCGCGAACACGATCCCGCGCGCGCAGGCCGGCGCTCTCGATGTCACCAAGCCCGAGTCTTGGACCTCTTTTCTTGATCGAGTGCGCGCGGAGTCCGGTCCTGTCGACATCCTGATCAACAACGCGGGCGTCATGCCGCTGGGCGGATTCGTCGAGGAGAACGAGCGCACCACCGATCTGATTCTCGATGTGAACGTGCGCGGCCCGCTCAACGGCGCGCGCGCCGCGTTGCCGGAGATGGTGGCGCGCGGACGCGGGCACATCGTCAACGTGGCCTCAATGGCCGGCAAGCTCGCCGTCCCCGGCATGGTCACCTACAACGCGTCCAAGTTCGGTGCGGTGGGACTTTCCGTGGCGCTACGCAAGGAGTACGGCGACAGCGGCGTCAGCATCAGCTCCGTACTGCCGAGCGCGGTCCGGACCGAGCTGGCCTCGGGCGCGCCGCTGGGCAAGGGCATGCCGACCGTCGACCCGGAGGACGTGGCCGCCGCGATCGTGCGCAGCATCGACACCCGTCGCGCGCAGATCTCCGTGCCGGGCTGGCTCGCGTTCGTGTGGGGACTGGTGGAGCTGTTTGTGCCGGAACCGGTTGAGCGACTTGGCCGCCGACTCATCGATGATCGCCGGGCATTGACGTCGCTGGATCTGAACGCGCGTGGTGCCTACATCGAACGCATCGAGCGTCAGAGCCAGGAGCACCAGAAGTGA
- a CDS encoding flavin-containing monooxygenase yields the protein MSDRRQPKVVVVGAGMAGIAVGHKLKEAGFDDFTILEKGDDVGGVWYWNRYPGLTCDVPSQAYQYPFAPRMDWPRLFATGGEIQAYHRQVAEDLGVMSHIRCGQEVTAAAFTGAGWRVTTAAGETLECDFLIAATGVLHHPNIPDIPGLDSFQGKVVHTARWDDSVVLEGKRVAVIGTGSTGVQVVSAMQPVVDQVTSFIRTPQWVLWAPMAMRQPKFVAKVLEALPTERIVRFSALTGTDALVNIVTRPGWGRRLVQQYARACLHLIRDKELRQKLTPDYEPLCKRQVLSGSFHRAVQKPNVEIVTDRIDRITPTGIVTMDGVERDFDVIVLATGFQAHNYMRPMNLVGKDGYSIDEAWEKGPKAYRMTAIPGFPNFFTVLGPNSPTGSIWLQHTAERTAEYIISWLHRFARGEITTVEVSREATDEFNDQAREAMKPTVWATGCNSWYLTEDGSVDLWPFDRKTMERMLASPEESHYIVQ from the coding sequence GTGAGCGACCGGCGCCAGCCCAAGGTCGTCGTCGTCGGCGCCGGCATGGCCGGAATCGCGGTGGGACACAAGCTTAAAGAAGCTGGCTTCGACGATTTCACCATCCTGGAGAAGGGTGATGACGTCGGCGGTGTCTGGTACTGGAACCGCTATCCGGGACTGACCTGCGACGTGCCCTCGCAGGCCTACCAATACCCGTTCGCGCCACGGATGGACTGGCCGCGACTCTTCGCTACGGGTGGAGAGATCCAGGCATATCACCGCCAGGTCGCCGAGGATCTCGGTGTGATGTCGCATATTCGGTGCGGGCAGGAAGTCACGGCGGCGGCGTTCACCGGGGCGGGCTGGCGGGTGACCACCGCGGCGGGGGAGACCCTGGAGTGCGATTTCCTGATCGCCGCCACCGGCGTGTTGCACCACCCGAACATTCCCGACATTCCCGGCCTCGACAGCTTCCAGGGCAAGGTGGTGCACACCGCGCGCTGGGATGATTCAGTGGTGCTGGAAGGAAAGCGCGTCGCCGTGATTGGCACGGGTTCTACTGGTGTGCAGGTGGTTTCGGCAATGCAGCCCGTTGTCGATCAGGTGACGTCATTCATCCGGACCCCGCAATGGGTGCTGTGGGCGCCGATGGCGATGCGCCAGCCAAAGTTCGTCGCCAAGGTGTTGGAGGCCCTGCCCACCGAACGCATCGTGCGATTCAGCGCGTTGACGGGCACCGATGCGCTGGTGAACATCGTGACCCGGCCCGGCTGGGGCCGGCGGTTGGTGCAGCAGTATGCGCGGGCGTGCCTGCACCTGATTCGCGACAAGGAGCTGCGGCAGAAGCTCACCCCGGACTATGAGCCTCTGTGTAAGCGGCAGGTCTTGTCGGGGTCGTTCCACCGTGCCGTCCAGAAGCCGAATGTCGAGATCGTCACCGACCGCATCGACAGAATCACGCCCACCGGGATCGTGACGATGGACGGCGTCGAGCGCGATTTCGACGTGATTGTGCTGGCCACCGGATTTCAGGCGCACAACTACATGCGGCCCATGAATCTGGTTGGCAAAGACGGATATTCGATTGACGAGGCCTGGGAGAAGGGTCCCAAGGCTTACCGGATGACCGCCATCCCCGGCTTCCCGAACTTCTTCACCGTGCTGGGCCCCAACTCGCCGACCGGGTCGATCTGGCTTCAGCACACGGCAGAGCGCACCGCCGAGTACATCATCAGCTGGCTGCATCGCTTCGCCCGTGGCGAGATCACCACGGTGGAAGTGAGCCGTGAGGCCACCGATGAGTTCAACGACCAAGCGCGCGAGGCGATGAAGCCCACGGTGTGGGCCACCGGCTGCAACTCCTGGTATCTCACCGAAGACGGATCGGTGGACCTGTGGCCCTTTGATCGAAAGACGATGGAGCGCATGCTCGCATCGCCCGAGGAGAGCCACTACATCGTGCAGTGA
- a CDS encoding aldo/keto reductase: MTLNSGTTIPQLGYGVWQVPDDEARSAVSTALQVGYRSIDTAKVYENEEGTGAAIAESGIPRGDIFLTTKLWNADQGYDSALRAFDASLARLGTDYVDLYLIHWPVPELDEYVASFKALQRIQADGRARAIGVSNFTIDNLQRLIDETGEVPALNQIELHPRFTQPELRAFHAEYGIATEAWSPLGQGTVLDDPTIGAIAETHGVSAAQVILRWHLQLGNVVIPKSVTPARIAANVDVFGFELSTDEVERITGLDAADGRIGPDPATFNLR; this comes from the coding sequence GTGACGCTCAATTCCGGTACCACGATTCCCCAGCTCGGCTATGGGGTATGGCAGGTGCCCGACGATGAGGCGCGCTCGGCCGTGTCGACAGCGCTGCAGGTCGGATATCGCAGCATCGACACCGCGAAGGTGTACGAGAACGAGGAGGGCACCGGCGCCGCCATCGCAGAGTCCGGGATTCCTCGTGGCGATATCTTCCTGACCACGAAGCTGTGGAATGCCGATCAGGGCTACGACAGCGCGCTGCGCGCCTTTGACGCCTCTCTGGCACGCCTGGGCACCGATTACGTGGACCTGTACCTCATCCACTGGCCGGTGCCCGAGCTCGACGAATACGTGGCGAGCTTCAAGGCTCTGCAGCGCATTCAGGCCGACGGCCGCGCCAGGGCCATCGGGGTCAGCAATTTCACCATCGACAATCTCCAACGGCTGATCGACGAGACCGGAGAAGTACCTGCTCTCAACCAGATCGAGCTGCATCCCCGGTTCACCCAGCCCGAGCTGCGCGCCTTCCACGCCGAGTACGGCATTGCCACCGAGGCGTGGTCACCGCTCGGTCAGGGCACCGTCCTGGATGACCCGACGATCGGCGCCATCGCCGAGACCCATGGGGTGAGCGCCGCTCAGGTGATCCTGCGGTGGCATCTTCAGCTGGGCAACGTCGTCATCCCCAAATCGGTGACGCCGGCGCGCATCGCGGCCAACGTCGATGTGTTCGGATTCGAGCTCAGCACCGACGAGGTGGAGCGGATCACCGGGCTCGACGCCGCCGATGGTCGCATCGGCCCGGACCCCGCGACGTTCAACCTGCGCTAA
- a CDS encoding L,D-transpeptidase: MTQGRPRLLVGARRRWASVLVLPIVAMAVLAGCSSTASQEPPKVIDKATPYADLLVPKLAMSVKDGAVGVPVDAPVTVTAGEGVLGTVTMVNSDGKEIAGEVGPDGVSWSTTEPLGYDKQYTLSADARGLGGQARANATFRTHSPDNMTMPYVMPGDGEVVGIGQTVAIRFDESIPNRAAAEKAIKITTNPPVEGAFYWLNNREVRWRPEAFWEPGTSVDVKVNTYGVDLGNGVFGQDNVTSRFAIGDAIISRVDDNNKVVNVERNGEIIKTMPTSMGKDKAPTNNGTYIIGERFKDLIMDSSTYGVAVNSPDGYRTKVQYATQMSYSGIYVHAAPWSVGAQGRTNTSHGCLNVSTANAKWFYENTKRGDIVIVSNTVGPVLSGTEGLGDWNIPWSQWKAGNTRN; the protein is encoded by the coding sequence ATGACCCAGGGTCGTCCACGCCTGTTGGTTGGCGCGCGTCGGCGGTGGGCGTCCGTGCTCGTTCTCCCGATCGTGGCGATGGCTGTGCTGGCCGGGTGCTCGAGTACCGCGTCCCAGGAACCGCCGAAAGTCATTGACAAGGCAACGCCTTACGCCGATCTGTTGGTACCCAAGTTGGCGATGTCGGTGAAGGATGGCGCCGTCGGCGTCCCGGTCGATGCGCCCGTGACGGTGACTGCGGGCGAGGGCGTGCTCGGAACCGTCACCATGGTCAACTCCGATGGCAAAGAGATCGCCGGCGAGGTCGGTCCCGATGGTGTGAGCTGGTCCACCACCGAGCCGCTCGGCTATGACAAGCAGTACACCCTGAGTGCCGATGCCCGGGGCCTTGGCGGGCAGGCCCGTGCCAATGCGACGTTCCGCACTCATTCGCCGGACAACATGACGATGCCGTATGTCATGCCGGGGGACGGTGAGGTAGTCGGCATCGGGCAGACGGTCGCCATCAGGTTCGACGAGAGCATTCCGAATCGGGCCGCGGCAGAGAAGGCCATCAAGATCACCACGAACCCACCCGTCGAGGGTGCGTTCTATTGGTTGAACAACCGCGAAGTGCGTTGGCGCCCAGAGGCGTTCTGGGAGCCCGGAACATCGGTCGACGTGAAGGTCAACACCTACGGGGTGGACCTGGGCAACGGCGTCTTCGGGCAGGACAACGTGACGTCCCGTTTCGCCATCGGCGACGCGATCATCAGCCGCGTGGATGACAACAACAAGGTCGTCAACGTCGAGCGGAACGGCGAGATCATCAAGACGATGCCGACGTCGATGGGTAAGGACAAGGCGCCCACCAACAACGGCACCTACATCATCGGCGAGCGGTTCAAGGATCTGATCATGGATTCCTCGACCTACGGCGTCGCGGTCAATTCGCCCGACGGATACCGCACCAAGGTGCAGTACGCCACCCAGATGTCCTATAGCGGGATCTACGTGCACGCCGCACCGTGGTCCGTCGGTGCGCAGGGGCGCACCAACACCAGCCACGGCTGCCTGAATGTCAGCACCGCGAACGCAAAATGGTTCTACGAGAACACCAAACGTGGTGACATCGTGATCGTCTCCAACACCGTCGGCCCGGTGCTATCCGGTACCGAGGGCCTGGGTGACTGGAACATCCCGTGGTCGCAATGGAAGGCCGGAAACACCCGGAACTAG
- a CDS encoding DivIVA domain-containing protein, with protein sequence MTVTTANESTRNFTRTRNGYDPIEVNEYISRLTIMHQSGLNDVETLKTRLEETTKQVSSLKDEVSNLNDTSPSAHAMTDRMAKMLRIAVDEVSEMQSEARTESAALVAAAKSDAEAMRTKHKEMLADMAARQSALETEYTEVMARAREEANQIVAQAVSESERLRSAEAKRREKAETELDEELTKLRTDTQSTVDEQRRSTQAECEKRLTDAKDEAERRLRLADEQIERRLDQARRSVEEVGQQRISILEQLMSVHGKLESIPSILESAYRDRDNSKSIIMVPSKRVLDQKVIEG encoded by the coding sequence GTGACCGTGACAACCGCTAACGAGTCCACTCGGAATTTCACTCGCACTCGCAACGGGTACGACCCGATCGAAGTCAACGAGTACATCAGCCGGCTGACGATCATGCATCAGTCCGGACTGAACGACGTGGAGACTCTCAAGACTCGTCTCGAGGAAACCACCAAGCAGGTCTCCTCCCTCAAGGACGAGGTATCCAACCTCAACGACACCTCACCGTCGGCGCACGCGATGACCGACCGGATGGCCAAGATGCTCCGCATCGCCGTCGATGAGGTCTCCGAGATGCAGAGCGAGGCACGCACCGAGTCGGCCGCGCTGGTCGCCGCCGCCAAGTCCGATGCCGAAGCCATGCGCACTAAGCACAAGGAAATGCTCGCCGACATGGCGGCGCGACAGAGCGCGCTGGAGACCGAGTACACCGAGGTCATGGCGCGTGCGCGCGAGGAAGCCAATCAGATTGTCGCCCAGGCGGTCAGCGAGTCCGAGCGACTCCGCTCGGCGGAGGCAAAGCGGCGCGAAAAGGCCGAGACGGAGCTGGACGAAGAGCTGACCAAGCTGCGTACCGACACCCAATCGACCGTCGATGAGCAACGACGCAGCACGCAGGCCGAGTGCGAGAAGCGCCTTACCGATGCCAAGGACGAGGCAGAACGCCGCCTGCGCCTGGCCGACGAGCAGATCGAGCGCCGCCTGGACCAGGCCCGCCGCTCGGTGGAAGAGGTTGGCCAGCAGCGCATCTCAATCCTGGAGCAGCTCATGAGCGTGCACGGCAAGCTCGAGAGCATCCCGTCGATCCTGGAGTCCGCCTACCGCGACCGCGACAACTCCAAGTCGATCATCATGGTGCCGTCCAAGCGAGTGCTCGATCAGAAGGTCATCGAAGGCTAA
- the orn gene encoding oligoribonuclease translates to MSAPREELVWIDCEMTGLDLGSDKLIEIAALVTDGDLNILGEGIDLVIHADDAALAAMPPVVKDMHAKSGLTNEVRKSTVTLEEAEALVLDYIRQHVPAAKVAPLAGNSIATDRGFIARDMPQLDDFLHYRMIDVSSIKELCRRWYPRIYFGQPDKGLAHRALADIKESIRELRYYRRAAFVPDPGPSTSDLVAIVANLDNAPDTDSA, encoded by the coding sequence GTGAGCGCTCCACGCGAAGAACTGGTCTGGATCGACTGCGAGATGACGGGGCTCGACCTCGGCTCGGACAAGCTGATCGAGATCGCCGCCCTTGTCACCGACGGCGATCTCAACATCCTCGGCGAGGGCATCGACCTCGTCATTCACGCCGATGACGCGGCCCTGGCCGCGATGCCTCCGGTGGTCAAGGACATGCATGCCAAGTCCGGGCTCACCAATGAGGTCCGCAAGTCGACGGTCACCCTGGAAGAGGCCGAGGCGCTGGTGCTCGACTACATCCGCCAGCATGTGCCCGCCGCCAAGGTCGCTCCCCTGGCCGGGAACTCCATTGCCACCGACCGCGGATTCATCGCACGGGATATGCCGCAGCTCGATGACTTCCTGCATTACCGGATGATCGACGTCAGCTCCATCAAGGAGCTCTGCCGCCGCTGGTACCCGCGGATCTACTTCGGCCAGCCCGACAAGGGATTGGCCCACCGGGCCCTCGCCGACATCAAGGAGTCGATCCGCGAGCTGCGCTACTACCGGCGCGCGGCATTCGTTCCCGACCCCGGGCCCTCTACCAGTGACCTTGTCGCGATCGTGGCGAACTTGGATAACGCTCCGGATACCGATTCGGCCTAA